In Oryza sativa Japonica Group chromosome 2, ASM3414082v1, the following are encoded in one genomic region:
- the LOC4330192 gene encoding 3-isopropylmalate dehydratase small subunit 1, giving the protein MAAAAAAPALSLAEAAPVTAVLAPCPTPSRTFRRRSWVAAICRPALKCHHSRPLTAVVAAAAAAAAAGDSTSAGVFHGECFVVGDNIDTDQIIPAEHLTLVPSKPDEYRKLGSFAFVGLPTAAYPTPFVAPGEETTRYAVIIGGANFGCGSSREHAPVALGAAGARAVVAEGYARIFFRNSVATGEVYPLELADTGAWKECKTGDVVTVELDNCVMINHTSGKQYKLKPIGDAGPVIEAGGIFAYARKTGMIASKSA; this is encoded by the coding sequence atggcggcggcggcggcggctccggctctATCCTTGGccgaggcggcgccggtgacAGCAGTTCTGGCACCGTGTCCCACGCCCTCGAGGAcgttccgccgccgcagctgggTCGCGGCTATCTGCCGGCCCGCCCTGAAATGCCACCACAGTCGTCCCCTGACCGCCGTGGTCGCcgcggctgcggctgccgcTGCGGCGGGGGACTCGACGTCGGCCGGCGTATTCCACGGCGAGTGCTTCGTCGTGGGGGATAACATCGACACCGACCAGATCATCCCGGCCGAGCACCTGACCCTGGTCCCGTCCAAGCCCGACGAGTACCGCAAGCTCGGCTCGTTCGCCTTCGTCGGCCTCCCCACCGCGGCCTACCCGACGCCGTTCGTCGCCCCCGGCGAGGAGACCACCCGCTACGCCGTCATCATCGGCGGCGCCAACTTCGGCTGCGGCTCCTCCCGCGAGCACGCGCCCGTCGCCctgggcgccgccggcgcccgcgccgtcgtggccgagGGCTACGCGCGCATCTTCTTCCGCAACTCCGTGGCCACCGGTGAGGTCTACCCGTTGGAGCTAGCGGACACTGGAGCCTGGAAGGAGTGCAAGACCGGGGATGTGGTCACGGTGGAACTTGATAATTGCGTCATGATCAACCACACATCCGGCAAGCAGTACAAGCTGAAGCCTATCGGCGATGCCGGGCCGGTTATTGAGGCAGGCGGGATCTTTGCCTATGCCCGGAAGACCGGAATGATCGCATCCAAGTCTGCGTGA
- the LOC4330193 gene encoding deSI-like protein At4g17486, whose product MDTGNKGTATPVLLNVYDLTPANDYLYWLGFGVFHSGIEVHGMEYGFGAHDFPSSGVFEVESKSCPGFIYRKTVWLGTTDMSHGEYRSFIEKLAGKYHGNSYHLVSKNCNHFTDDVCKNLTGKPIPSWVNRLARVGSFFDCLLPESVQVSPVGRVPTLRPVADDDLDSISTVSDNNEEDKHLLPAPSNDLHSVDVPLKLAKDVL is encoded by the exons ATGGACACCGGGAACAAAGGCACGGCGACACCGGTGCTGCTCAACGTCTACGACCTGACGCCCGCCAACGATTACCTCTACTGGCTCGGCTTCGGCgtcttccactcgggaatcgaAG TTCATGGCATGGAATATGGATTTGGAGCCCATGATTTCCCATCAAGTGGTGTTTTTGAGGTGGAATCGAAAAGCTGCCCTGGCTTTATATATAGAAAGACGGTGTGGCTAGGCACAACTGACATGTCCCATGGAGAGTATCGCTCGTTCATCGAAAAGCTTGCAGGGAAATACCATGGCAACTCATATCATTTGGTTTCAAAGAATTGCAATCACTTCACGGATGATGTGTGTAAGAACTTGACTGGAAAACCCATACCTAGCTGGGTGAATCGGCTAGCAAGAGTAG GTTCATTTTTTGATTGTCTTCTACCAGAAAGTGTCCAGGTTTCTCCTGTTGGGCGTGTCCCAACTCTTCGTCCAGTAGCTG ATGATGATTTGGATTCAATATCCACAGTTAGTGACAACAATGAGGAGGACAAACACTTGCTGCCAGCACCGTCGAATGACCTACATTCCGTAGATGTACCATTAAAGTTAGCCAAAGATGTTCTTTGA